Genomic window (Capsicum annuum cultivar UCD-10X-F1 chromosome 10, UCD10Xv1.1, whole genome shotgun sequence):
GATTCTTCACAACTGTGCCATCGTTTCCTGCAAGAGCCATATACTTATCCTTCCTGGTAAAAGTAGTGCACTCATATGAAAGAGCTTCAGCAATAACCTTCTGAATGTAGTTAGCAACTTCATGACTTGATTTCCCCGACTTACAAGTGAACTCGTGTGATAATTTATTCAAGAATGTAATTTCATATGTAGGACGTGGGTtcatgaaaaagaaaaacatgtcCATCCATTTCCACCCTCTAGCTGTTGTACCATGAAACATGCTCATCTTATTCACCATTGCCACTGGCACAAACTCATCAGTTAACTCAGCAAATAATGATGAGAACCTAAGAAGATATGGTTCACGACTTGTAGTACCCTCTGGGAAAATTGTGAGATCACCTTCTTTTAACAGTTGTTTTATAATGGATGTATCAGAAGCTCGTTCTCTTGTGAGTCTAACTGTTTTAATGGGTGCAATGATCTCAGAAAATCGTGAAAGAGAGTATGTAACAGCTGTGATAGAGCGACCCAACGCTGCAGAGAGAAAAACAGCATCGCAAAGAGTCCTGTGACAGCAAACAAAGAGTACGCCTGATTGGTCTCTAGATTTCATTATAGGGGGTGGTGGGATGCCCTTAATGGTAAGACGGATGCCGATGACCCAAAATGCATAGCACTGAAGGTGCATAGGGAGGAGTGACATGGTACTAAGCCGCACACATGCAAGGAGAAAGCCGAATGGGATCCAAAAAATGATGATAAGAGCCATTAAGGGTGTTGGTCTTTGGACCAGGCGACCGTCATGGAAGATAATGGGCTTGTTAAGCTTATTTGTAGTTACAGCCTTTACTTTCGGCCTTGATAGAATCAAGTAGTACTCCTTACACAAAGTCATGAATGGAATATCACTATCCGAATCACCCAACCCAATCTCAGGTTGAATCTCTCCATAGGCCTTTCTCAGAGCATCGGCCTTTTTCTTCCCAACAAGAACTCCTGGAGACCGGACAAAACCAGTTGCCCTACCTTTATATATTTCAATCTCAGTTCCTAAAACCATATCTACCCCCAAGTAATCTTTCAAAAATGGTTCCACCATAATCCTAGGGTTTGTCGTCAAAACACATCGTGTCCCACACGATGAGAACACTCTCCAAGACTCAAGATGAAGGTCCTCTGAATAGAATTTTGGCAGCACAGTACGTGCTGCTGATTCTATGTCAGAAACCTTCATCCCAGCAAACGTTGCAAATATAAGAACTTGAATTCCAGCTGACTCCgagatgaaataataaagaatccCGGCAAGAGGTGAAgctaaaagaagaaatagtaaccttaagaccccacaaagATCAAAAGCAACCAGGGCAAAATAAGGGAAAGAGCTTCGACTTCGTAGCAAAGTTCCATCCAAGTTAGCTACTACTGTATCCTTTTCTCGTCCTTCTGATGTGCACTTCTCAATAGTGGCAAACATTGTTATGCCCATATTTGTCTCTACCAAGAATATAATTCCTTAATGAATAGATTTTATTATGTCCAATTACAAAACATTCTATATTTATACCCGCCAATCTTGTAAAACTATATTGATTGAGATAGCTAGGTATTTAAAAAATGGGATAACTACCTGTTGAATTAAGTTTACCCTTATTAATGCTTCTTGGAAATTCTTAGAACCAACATAAGATAGGTTAGTTAAGCCTACGAAAAGAAATCAACAATAGTGAGCACCTCAACGGTAAACCAAAGAAGTCATCAATAGTGAGCACCTCAACATTAAACCAAACAGATATATTTTTTATGCGATTTTTGGTGGTCCTCAAAATTGATTGCATCCCTCTCTagagaaaaaaaaactagaagaatttttttttttaattaaaaaactaaaaggaATGTCCAAAACGGctgattttcaattttctactatatagaagagTGAAAGTGGGACGATCAATGGAAAATTCATTATTAAGTTCAATATACATGGGCAACTATTAAATATCAACAAAATATCTACTATCCTCGAGATAATCCTGGAAATCTCCATTTACACTTTCATTCTTCTTGTGTTTTTCCCTTTCTTCTACTGCTACAGtgaataataattttgtttgggGGAAAGCAGTGGAAAGCTTAGTGTATGGGAGAGGTACGACTGATTTTGGAAAATGATTGTTTATAAGTCAAAATTATTTTAGAAGAAGAAGGTTGAGAGGAAAATTTTTGAATGAGCCGTAgatttgttttaatttgttttccTAATTTAGTTGAAATCTTAGGGTAGTTTCATCTTCTTAATTATAGCTTCATCATTTACTTACGTGTCTGCTTCAACTTTAATTTATCTCTTTCACCGTTCTTCTCCACATCTCTAACATTCTTGTCATACAATTTTCCGCTATGAAAAAGTTTTGGCCAAAGacatcgatagacactcaaacttgttgtcAAACTTCACTTAGACCCTAAACTATGActtgtacctatcagacccctaaaccccccaaattttgttccaattgggcattttttgcctACATGGCACTGCGCGTGTTGTTTGGTCGTGGGTGGCACGTGACTCGTGAAAACGCTATCTATGTGGCAAAAGTTAACATTATTTAACGTATACTTTTGCCATACCCTTCAATTTCCCTCTATTTTTAACCTAATTTCCTCTTCTTGTTTCTTCATTCTCTGCTCCGTAGCTGAtttctctctcaacttctctcatctcaatatcaaatttatctcataatttctcttaaatcaattttttctctcattttcgaTGAGAAAGTCGAAAAATCCCGTTAACATTGAGGTTCCCGATTTGTGTTATTGTTCCGAATTTTATCCATTAAGAACTTCAAGGACTCCATCAAATCCTAGTTGTAGATTTTTTGGAT
Coding sequences:
- the LOC107844993 gene encoding glycerol-3-phosphate acyltransferase RAM2-like, with product MGITMFATIEKCTSEGREKDTVVANLDGTLLRSRSSFPYFALVAFDLCGVLRLLFLLLASPLAGILYYFISESAGIQVLIFATFAGMKVSDIESAARTVLPKFYSEDLHLESWRVFSSCGTRCVLTTNPRIMVEPFLKDYLGVDMVLGTEIEIYKGRATGFVRSPGVLVGKKKADALRKAYGEIQPEIGLGDSDSDIPFMTLCKEYYLILSRPKVKAVTTNKLNKPIIFHDGRLVQRPTPLMALIIIFWIPFGFLLACVRLSTMSLLPMHLQCYAFWVIGIRLTIKGIPPPPIMKSRDQSGVLFVCCHRTLCDAVFLSAALGRSITAVTYSLSRFSEIIAPIKTVRLTRERASDTSIIKQLLKEGDLTIFPEGTTSREPYLLRFSSLFAELTDEFVPVAMVNKMSMFHGTTARGWKWMDMFFFFMNPRPTYEITFLNKLSHEFTCKSGKSSHEVANYIQKVIAEALSYECTTFTRKDKYMALAGNDGTVVKNP